The DNA sequence TGGATAATTTCAATTACAGATTCTCTTGAAGACGCATTTCTTTCCCGCCTGCGAAGCATGAAGACTATTGCATTTTTTCTTGGGCTTGGAGCTGTACTCATAGTTGGTTTTGTGATTTGGTGGCTGGTCCATTCGGCAATAGCTGCAATACGAAAAGTTGCACAAAAGCTGGATGTGATAGCTACAAGCGGAGGAGACTTGACTCAGCGTCTTGAAGGCGGAGGTGATGATGAAGTGGGTATGCTTGTTAAAGGTTTCAACCAGTTTATGGAAAAATTACAGGAAATAATATCCAAAGTAAAAACCAATACTGAAGAGCTTGTTGCTGCTTCAAATGAAATAAGTGCTACTTCAACTGAATTGGCAACAGGTGCTGAGGAGCAGACATCTCAGTCGAGTGAGATAGCAGCCAGCGTGCAGGAGATGACCGCTTCAATCGTGGAGAATGCAAAAAATGTAAATCAGACTTCAGATATTGCAAGAGAGGCAAGTAGTAAAAGCCTTGACGGTAAAAAAGCTATGGCAGAGGCTCGTGAGGGATCGGAAGCTGTTGTTCATGTTACTGAGCGGGCTGTAACTTCTGTAAAATCTCTATCTGACAGAGCAGGGCAGATAGGTGAAGTAATCCAGGTAATTGATGATATTGCAGATCAAACCAATTTACTTGCTTTGAATGCTGCAATTGAAGCTGCCCGTGCAGGGGACCAGGGAAGGGGCTTTGCTGTTGTGGCTGATGAGGTGAGAAAACTTGCGGAACGGACAACAAAAGCAACAAAGGAAATTGCAGATACTATACATGCAATACAAAGCGATACAGAGGAGACATCTGAATCCATGCTGGAGGCGCAGAGCAAGGTAATGCAGAGTGTTGATGCGGTTGTAAAAACAGACGGTATTTTAACAGAGATTACAGCTGCAGTAAATACAATGATGGATATGATGAATCAGATTGCAGCGGCTACAGAGGAGATGAGTTCCGGAGCTGAAGAGATTTCTAAAAATATGGAATCAATAAGCCAGGTTACACGTGAGTCTGCTGCAGGGGCAGAACAGATGTCCATTGCATCAGAAGAGATGAACAGACAATCTGAAAAATTAATAGATATTATCCGGCAGTTTTCTTTGGGAGATAAGTGAACGTTATAAACCATAAAGGATTTTGTATCTACCATGGATGAAGAAAAGAGAAAAAAACTTGAAGAATTGCGTAAAGAACTGGACCCGGAAATCCTGTCAAAGATGGCGAAGTATCTTGGCGGTGACGAGGCTGCTGCAGCTGCGAGTATCGGAACCGGCGCAGTAAAATCTTCCGCAGGCCCTGCTGATACTTTAATCCCGAAGTCTGCTGCGGAGAAAAGCAGGGAAAGAAGAGCAATGCGGTTTCAGGAGAGGATGGCGAAGAAGAGAAGGGAAAATGGTACCTATATTGAAGTACCGCAGAATCGGAATTCTAATATCCACTTTGAAAGGCCCGTATATATTTTTAGTTCTCTTGATATCTGGGCTAAAATTATTGACAGCCAATTCAAACTGCTTGGTTATCAGGAGTCATTAGTTTTTTCTTCTTTTTCATCATTAATAAAAGAAATTCTCAACAGCCATAAAGAGAATAAAGAAAAAATATTTTATGTGGCTGTAGCTTTTCAGGATATAAAATCATTTATCATGGGCTGGCAAAACCTGAAAAATATGGCATTAAGCGAAGAAGCATTGAAATTCCTTGAGGGCATCCATGTTTTTTATGTTGTGGAATCAATGAAACAGATTGGAGATAGGTTTATTAGTATGTATGGTTCTGATAAAATTATTGCAATTACTGACGAGCCTGATGAAAACAGGGCCAAAGTGGTTTCCGTTGCAGGTGGCGGCAATTCATTATCTAAGGGAAAAGAGTCAGGGAGAGAGGAAAATGAAACGAATACTAATAGTTGATGATGAGAAAGTAGTACTTGACGTTTTGGAACGGATACTTGCGAGGTTAGGATATTCTACAGTTGTAGCCCATTCAGGCGATACGGCACTGGAACTATATGCAAAGGAAAAGAATTTTTTCGACCTTGTTCTTCTGGATGTGCTCATGCCGGGGAAAAACGGGTTTCAGATTGCAGAAGAGATGCGGCGGCTCAAACCTGATCAGAGAATTGTCCTTGTTACGGGAATGGGGGAGAATGCCATAAATGTAAAACGTGAAAATGCATCATCTGTTAAAATTAACGATGTACTTGCAAAGCCCTTTTCTTTTGAGAAAATAAAATCTCTCGTGGAGGAGATGACAAATAACTGATTTATGGCATTGATCTCTGTTTATGTTGAGATATAAAATATTTTAAAGGGAAGAAATATGGAGTCTATGGCGCAGGATATTGAACTTGTAAAAGAATTTTTAAATGAAACGACAGAACTTCTCGAAAATCTGGATAATGATCTGGTAAGCCTTGAAACGGA is a window from the bacterium genome containing:
- a CDS encoding methyl-accepting chemotaxis protein, which gives rise to LAPYKENVVKSVQGKIWLSGVNKSPASGRPVMLITVPIKENDIVVGILGTPVELNNFSREYIDNIKVGKRGYAFLADKNGVILAHPDKSLVMKKNLNDFDFGPEMLRIKNGKMEYTYNGEKKVQYIATNEKTGWIISITDSLEDAFLSRLRSMKTIAFFLGLGAVLIVGFVIWWLVHSAIAAIRKVAQKLDVIATSGGDLTQRLEGGGDDEVGMLVKGFNQFMEKLQEIISKVKTNTEELVAASNEISATSTELATGAEEQTSQSSEIAASVQEMTASIVENAKNVNQTSDIAREASSKSLDGKKAMAEAREGSEAVVHVTERAVTSVKSLSDRAGQIGEVIQVIDDIADQTNLLALNAAIEAARAGDQGRGFAVVADEVRKLAERTTKATKEIADTIHAIQSDTEETSESMLEAQSKVMQSVDAVVKTDGILTEITAAVNTMMDMMNQIAAATEEMSSGAEEISKNMESISQVTRESAAGAEQMSIASEEMNRQSEKLIDIIRQFSLGDK
- a CDS encoding response regulator, yielding MKRILIVDDEKVVLDVLERILARLGYSTVVAHSGDTALELYAKEKNFFDLVLLDVLMPGKNGFQIAEEMRRLKPDQRIVLVTGMGENAINVKRENASSVKINDVLAKPFSFEKIKSLVEEMTNN